A region from the Ichthyobacterium seriolicida genome encodes:
- a CDS encoding transposase — protein sequence MNTNFRDYNQGQNWLFPPSIEELIPADHPVRVVNGVIEQLNLNLLIFEYSKEGKPSYHPKMILRVMVYAYMDNTYSSRKIEKAMRENIIICSFQLNR from the coding sequence ATGAATACAAATTTCAGGGACTACAACCAAGGACAAAATTGGCTTTTTCCACCTAGTATAGAAGAATTGATTCCTGCAGATCATCCTGTGCGAGTTGTAAATGGTGTGATTGAACAACTAAACCTCAATTTGTTGATTTTTGAGTACAGTAAAGAAGGGAAACCAAGCTACCATCCTAAGATGATACTCAGAGTAATGGTATATGCCTACATGGATAACACCTATTCTTCAAGAAAAATTGAGAAAGCAATGCGTGAAAACATCATTATATGTAGCTTTCAGCTCAACAGGTAG
- a CDS encoding SusC/RagA family TonB-linked outer membrane protein, whose protein sequence is MRNSSLLMFLTIILTLQISFAQLRISGTVNSKEENEIFPLTGASIVIKGTNKGVSSDLNGDFSIDAEKGDVLEFSFIGMKTVLFNVEKSDVITIDMIPDSDLLDEVVVMAYGSEKSKRELVGAVGTVGKEVIENQQVTSVAGALQGSVPGLTMITSGGQPGSNPTIRIRGIASINASADPLYVVDGVPLTGNINTISSDQIESMTVLKDAASSAVYGSRAANGVILITTKKGTYNSPPKVSINTVIGGATPAVKGFEFLSVKDYMELSWEGLRNSYLYTQDKTGSLIVNPKITPRQAAQKATDNLISELGYNPYGVNNPVGLNGKVLPNLKQPLWETDWEKAFYRGISLRKDVSLSVSGGNNDSKYFVSANYLDTDGPVKTSNFERFATKFNLSSRVKDWLNFTVLSSFSGSHSNVPLQSGGKVTNPMSWVNRISSIYPLYARNDKGKIIKDDNGNPQYDYSNRKGGVNAQRPESLTTGNVNPAGQFENDVNIIKRRQSTLNGIMDARLYEGLHFKQNVSFTNFTFMNHYYGHYKYGDSSIEGGIVSEYRDIYSTWNSISSLEYQKTFGLHNFDAKVINEFMYFTLNKIKAKGKKLLPEVKVLDGAVIPSNIGGSEGREGLMSYVAMAGYDYDKKYYLTSSFRMDGSSRFHKDTRWGNFYSIGASWIVSNEDFMEPLKEVLSFTKVNLSYGELGNNKILDSNDDIYFFPYVNTVFEASNGNNMGYLLSKLVNDKITWEKVLSFNVGLNLVFFDDRIELDVDYYRKVTKDLLLYKPLPPSIGWTTILVNEGGLLNYGFEGVIRSKNISTDDFKWNTSMNFSFDRNTITELTQKEVIKGTKKWMVGKSIYDFFIREYAGVDPKDGMAQWYKDEKDKTGKKTGKRVLTKKYSEADKYYQGSSLPDIIGGFNNYISYGDFDLDILLNFSFGGMVYDYSYSSLTDGMKKLGKQQSVDIKKRWTKPSDKTDFPLLLSNSINRAGDDSSRYLFKNDYIRLKAVTLGYNIPNSVLDKINLSKLKVYLQGDNLLTYQSHKGIDPEQSFNGLTDSRSRSLRTFSLGVKIEF, encoded by the coding sequence ATGAGAAATTCTAGTTTATTAATGTTTTTGACAATTATTTTAACTCTTCAAATATCTTTTGCGCAGTTAAGAATATCAGGTACTGTTAATTCTAAGGAGGAGAATGAGATTTTCCCTTTAACAGGCGCTTCCATTGTAATCAAGGGGACCAATAAAGGGGTTTCTTCAGATCTTAACGGTGATTTTTCTATAGATGCAGAAAAGGGAGATGTTTTAGAGTTTTCTTTTATTGGCATGAAAACAGTCCTGTTTAACGTGGAAAAATCAGATGTTATAACTATTGATATGATACCTGATTCAGATCTGTTAGATGAGGTAGTGGTAATGGCTTATGGCTCTGAAAAATCTAAGAGAGAATTAGTAGGAGCGGTTGGTACGGTAGGGAAAGAAGTGATAGAGAATCAGCAAGTTACCTCTGTAGCTGGAGCTTTGCAAGGTAGTGTCCCAGGCTTAACTATGATTACTAGCGGAGGACAACCAGGCTCAAACCCAACTATCAGGATAAGAGGTATAGCTAGTATTAATGCCTCTGCAGATCCCCTTTATGTGGTCGATGGAGTTCCTCTCACTGGGAATATAAATACTATTAGTTCCGATCAAATAGAAAGTATGACAGTGTTAAAAGATGCAGCTTCTTCTGCTGTATATGGTAGTAGGGCCGCAAATGGGGTCATACTTATAACTACCAAAAAAGGAACATATAACTCTCCACCTAAGGTGTCTATAAATACTGTAATAGGAGGGGCAACTCCAGCGGTAAAAGGTTTTGAATTCTTAAGTGTGAAGGACTATATGGAATTATCTTGGGAGGGTTTGAGAAATAGTTATTTATATACCCAAGATAAAACTGGATCTCTAATAGTAAACCCTAAGATAACTCCCCGACAAGCCGCCCAAAAAGCTACGGATAATTTGATATCTGAGTTGGGCTATAATCCTTACGGTGTGAATAATCCTGTTGGTCTAAATGGGAAAGTATTACCAAATCTTAAGCAGCCTTTGTGGGAGACAGATTGGGAAAAAGCATTCTACAGGGGAATTTCTTTGAGAAAGGATGTTTCTCTTAGTGTTTCTGGTGGTAATAATGATTCTAAGTATTTCGTATCTGCCAATTACTTGGATACTGATGGTCCTGTTAAGACTTCCAATTTTGAAAGGTTTGCTACTAAATTTAATTTATCTTCTAGAGTTAAGGATTGGTTAAATTTTACTGTTTTATCTTCATTTTCTGGAAGTCACTCTAATGTTCCACTTCAATCTGGAGGCAAAGTTACCAACCCTATGAGTTGGGTAAATAGAATTTCTTCTATTTATCCTCTTTATGCCAGAAATGATAAGGGTAAAATTATAAAAGATGACAATGGCAACCCTCAGTATGATTATAGTAATAGAAAAGGGGGGGTAAATGCCCAAAGGCCTGAATCTCTTACTACAGGCAATGTTAATCCAGCAGGGCAATTTGAAAACGATGTTAATATTATTAAAAGGAGACAGAGTACCTTAAATGGTATTATGGATGCAAGATTATATGAAGGGCTTCATTTTAAGCAGAATGTGAGTTTTACAAATTTTACGTTTATGAACCATTATTATGGTCATTATAAATACGGAGATTCTTCTATTGAAGGTGGTATAGTTAGTGAATATAGGGATATATATAGTACCTGGAATTCTATTAGTTCTTTGGAATATCAAAAAACCTTTGGCCTCCATAACTTTGACGCTAAAGTTATTAACGAATTTATGTATTTTACTTTAAATAAAATTAAAGCTAAAGGGAAGAAACTATTGCCTGAGGTTAAGGTATTGGATGGCGCTGTCATTCCGTCGAACATAGGTGGCAGTGAAGGCAGAGAAGGCTTGATGAGCTATGTTGCTATGGCTGGATACGATTACGACAAGAAGTATTACTTAACATCCTCTTTTAGGATGGATGGTTCATCTAGATTCCACAAAGATACTAGATGGGGTAATTTTTATTCCATAGGTGCCAGTTGGATTGTATCTAATGAAGATTTTATGGAACCTCTCAAAGAAGTGCTAAGTTTTACTAAAGTTAATCTGTCGTATGGGGAATTAGGGAATAATAAAATTTTGGATTCTAACGATGATATATATTTTTTCCCATATGTAAATACTGTTTTCGAAGCATCTAATGGAAATAATATGGGGTATCTATTGAGTAAATTAGTGAATGATAAAATTACATGGGAGAAAGTATTATCTTTTAATGTAGGTTTAAATCTAGTTTTTTTTGATGATAGGATAGAACTGGATGTAGATTACTACAGGAAGGTGACCAAGGATTTACTCTTGTATAAACCTTTGCCACCTTCAATTGGATGGACAACTATTCTAGTTAATGAAGGAGGGTTACTAAACTATGGGTTTGAGGGAGTTATAAGATCTAAAAATATTTCTACGGATGATTTTAAATGGAATACATCTATGAATTTTTCATTCGATAGAAACACCATAACCGAACTTACTCAAAAAGAGGTTATAAAAGGCACCAAGAAGTGGATGGTAGGTAAGTCTATCTATGATTTCTTTATTCGAGAATACGCAGGTGTTGATCCAAAAGACGGTATGGCACAGTGGTATAAGGATGAAAAAGACAAAACCGGCAAAAAAACGGGTAAACGAGTGCTTACAAAGAAATACAGTGAAGCTGATAAATATTATCAGGGGTCTTCACTCCCAGATATTATAGGAGGTTTTAATAACTATATATCTTATGGAGATTTTGATTTAGATATTTTGCTAAACTTTAGTTTTGGAGGCATGGTATATGATTATTCCTATTCTAGCTTAACAGATGGAATGAAAAAATTAGGCAAACAACAATCTGTAGATATTAAAAAAAGGTGGACAAAACCTAGTGATAAAACGGACTTCCCTTTACTTTTAAGTAATTCTATAAATCGTGCTGGAGATGATTCTTCTAGGTATTTATTTAAAAACGACTATATAAGGTTGAAGGCTGTTACACTAGGGTATAATATACCTAATAGTGTCCTAGATAAAATAAATTTATCTAAGCTGAAAGTTTATCTACAGGGAGATAATCTACTTACATATCAGAGTCATAAAGGAATAGATCCCGAACAAAGTTTTAATGGACTTACTGATAGTAGATCACGTTCATTAAGAACATTTAGTCTTGGAGTTAAAATTGAATTTTAA
- a CDS encoding RagB/SusD family nutrient uptake outer membrane protein, whose product MKKYIVLLLLLTLSSCVKDILDSPKSDSISYEDAFKSKDGVEAFMPGIIRKFRMSYYRSHGYSALQSVYLARTVKGNDIIMGVSGSHFASDSEKNDRDKTRSRPLFTWNFFYSLINQLNTFIKDVESTSILEANEKNKFLSEGRVLRAYCYFQLAMEFQSAYSDNSSRGKLSLPIYKKPSDRTSVGKKFSTLEDVYAFIKAELKESIPNLTATRIDKTYINSAVANGIYARVLQVTQDDWAACEKAALNALGGNVDATGVLNSKSYTAGFDDISNSEWIWGMDQTDKQNVGYAGIASFFEPTGIGYSSLFINKEFVSKFTSTDVRKLFIKVEDNEDNPKSYRTNKFNFKFESDMVLMRTSEMMLIVAEAKFRQNKETEAQTVLHKLQQNRDSSKTQTNSTGNALMEEILLERRKELYGEMGVEWFDAKRLGRSIVRSGNHRLVGGGFDLTTNDVGFYLMVPEKEIDSNSNVTNDINNYR is encoded by the coding sequence ATGAAAAAATATATAGTACTGTTATTATTACTTACATTATCATCTTGTGTGAAAGATATATTAGACTCTCCTAAGTCAGATTCTATTTCATATGAAGATGCCTTTAAATCAAAAGATGGGGTAGAGGCATTTATGCCTGGTATCATTAGGAAGTTTCGAATGTCATATTATAGGTCGCATGGATATAGTGCATTGCAATCTGTTTATTTAGCTAGGACTGTAAAAGGTAATGATATAATTATGGGAGTCTCTGGATCTCATTTTGCTTCTGATTCCGAAAAAAATGATAGAGATAAAACAAGAAGTAGACCACTTTTTACATGGAACTTTTTCTATAGCCTGATAAATCAATTAAATACTTTTATCAAAGATGTCGAAAGTACCAGTATACTTGAAGCAAATGAAAAAAATAAATTTTTATCCGAAGGCAGGGTTTTAAGAGCCTATTGCTACTTTCAATTAGCTATGGAGTTTCAGTCTGCTTATTCTGACAATAGCAGTCGCGGCAAGCTTTCTCTGCCTATATACAAAAAACCTTCTGATAGAACTTCTGTCGGTAAAAAGTTTTCTACACTAGAGGATGTGTACGCTTTTATAAAAGCAGAGTTGAAAGAGAGTATTCCTAATCTTACGGCTACCAGGATAGATAAGACTTATATAAACTCTGCTGTAGCAAATGGTATTTATGCTAGAGTTTTACAGGTCACTCAAGATGATTGGGCAGCTTGTGAGAAAGCTGCTTTAAATGCTTTGGGAGGAAATGTCGATGCCACTGGCGTATTAAATTCTAAGTCATATACTGCGGGATTTGATGATATATCTAATAGTGAATGGATATGGGGTATGGATCAGACTGATAAACAGAACGTAGGTTATGCGGGCATAGCTTCTTTTTTTGAACCTACTGGTATTGGATATAGCTCACTTTTTATAAATAAGGAATTTGTCTCTAAGTTTACCAGTACAGATGTACGTAAATTATTCATAAAAGTGGAGGATAACGAAGATAATCCTAAATCATATAGAACCAATAAGTTCAATTTTAAATTTGAATCAGATATGGTTTTGATGCGAACCTCTGAGATGATGCTAATTGTAGCCGAAGCTAAATTTAGACAGAATAAGGAAACTGAAGCTCAGACTGTGTTACATAAACTTCAACAAAATAGAGATTCTAGCAAGACCCAAACCAATAGTACTGGCAATGCTCTTATGGAGGAAATTCTATTGGAGAGGAGAAAAGAATTATATGGAGAGATGGGAGTAGAATGGTTTGATGCTAAGAGATTAGGAAGATCTATAGTCCGCTCTGGAAATCACAGATTAGTAGGCGGAGGATTTGATCTCACTACAAATGATGTAGGCTTTTATCTTATGGTACCCGAAAAGGAAATAGATTCTAACTCTAATGTTACTAATGATATTAATAACTATAGATAA
- the menA gene encoding 1,4-dihydroxy-2-naphthoate octaprenyltransferase yields the protein MKHWIKAFRPKTLLLSTSGILLAILLASSNGFTNIVVSILTLLTAICLQILSNLANDYGDGVKGTDKHRTDRLVQTQLISKEKMIRAMLLFSFLSLLFGTWVSYYVFQFTFYGILFVLLGICAVVAAIKYTVGKNSYGYYGMGDLFVFIFFGQLSVLGTYFLISKTLPWQIILPASSIGLFSVSVLNVNNLRDFETDRLAKKNTMVVRMGVKRAMVYQFVLLLSAFALALLYNLMFFSNWTQFLYFIILIPLAKHIYTVYNIKDIKYFDFELKKVALITFVFAITFGVGQIL from the coding sequence ATGAAACATTGGATCAAAGCTTTTAGGCCAAAGACATTACTCCTTTCAACCTCTGGAATTTTATTGGCTATACTCTTAGCTAGCAGTAATGGATTTACAAATATAGTAGTCAGTATTTTAACACTATTGACAGCTATCTGTTTACAAATACTCTCTAATCTGGCTAATGATTATGGAGATGGCGTAAAGGGGACAGACAAACATCGTACGGATCGTCTTGTGCAGACACAACTCATTTCCAAAGAAAAAATGATAAGAGCTATGCTCTTATTTAGTTTTTTATCTCTGTTGTTTGGCACATGGGTATCTTATTACGTTTTTCAATTTACTTTTTACGGAATATTGTTTGTATTATTAGGAATATGCGCTGTCGTTGCAGCTATAAAATATACAGTAGGAAAAAACTCTTATGGATATTACGGTATGGGAGATTTATTTGTATTTATATTTTTTGGACAGCTAAGTGTTTTAGGTACTTATTTTTTGATTTCCAAAACATTACCTTGGCAGATAATATTACCAGCCTCTTCCATAGGTCTTTTTAGTGTATCGGTTCTCAACGTAAATAACCTCAGGGATTTTGAAACCGATAGATTAGCCAAAAAAAATACTATGGTCGTAAGAATGGGTGTGAAAAGAGCTATGGTATATCAATTTGTATTACTGTTATCTGCATTTGCATTGGCTCTTTTGTACAATCTGATGTTCTTTTCTAATTGGACACAATTTCTATATTTCATCATCTTGATTCCTTTGGCAAAACATATATACACTGTATATAACATAAAGGATATTAAATATTTTGATTTTGAATTAAAAAAAGTAGCACTTATCACTTTTGTCTTTGCTATAACTTTTGGCGTAGGGCAGATATTATGA
- a CDS encoding ExbD/TolR family protein: MGKFKKKSGGGVPAISTASLPDIVFMLLFFFMVSTVMRETDMLVKIKLPKATEINKLQRKNLVSYIYVGVPHERYRATSGSEARIQLNDSFKRVEDIPSFVISEREARKEEERPFMTTSIKADSDTKMGIIADIKQELRKSQALKINYSTIKSTSGNF; this comes from the coding sequence ATGGGAAAATTTAAAAAGAAGTCAGGCGGTGGGGTTCCTGCTATTTCAACAGCTTCTCTGCCAGATATAGTATTCATGTTATTGTTTTTTTTCATGGTTTCTACTGTGATGAGAGAGACTGATATGTTGGTTAAAATCAAATTGCCAAAAGCAACCGAAATAAATAAGTTGCAAAGGAAAAATCTAGTTAGTTATATATACGTAGGGGTGCCACATGAGAGATATAGAGCTACTTCTGGGTCAGAGGCTAGAATTCAACTAAATGATTCTTTTAAAAGAGTAGAAGACATTCCTAGCTTTGTAATATCTGAGAGAGAAGCTAGAAAAGAAGAGGAGAGACCTTTTATGACTACTTCTATAAAAGCTGATTCCGATACCAAAATGGGAATCATTGCAGATATAAAACAAGAACTCAGAAAATCACAGGCACTAAAAATAAATTACTCGACCATTAAAAGCACTTCAGGTAATTTTTAG
- a CDS encoding o-succinylbenzoate synthase — MRAFYEKYILEFINPVYTSRGGMSSKEVYFITVQDDNNTGIGEAGILKGLSIDNHLEYESKLKWVCDNIELGRDVLLEGLFMFPSIRFAVEMAFIDLSIKEKHVLFPSDFTLGKDSISINGLIWMGDVEFMRKQIIDKIREGFNCIKIKIGAIDFNTEYNLIKEIRREFADDIEIRVDANGAFSTFKEALEKLKRLSDLQIHSIEQPMAKGQIQDMARLCENPPLPIALDEELIGVLSYDDKYKLLEDINPQYIILKPSLLGGFSSSQEWIDIAEKQSIGWWITSALEGNIGLSAISQWTYTLKTKMPQGLGTGKLYRNNIECPLNIKKDRLYYYL; from the coding sequence ATGAGAGCTTTTTATGAGAAATACATATTAGAATTTATAAATCCAGTATACACTTCCAGGGGAGGGATGTCTTCTAAAGAAGTCTATTTTATTACAGTACAAGACGATAATAATACAGGCATAGGCGAAGCTGGAATCCTTAAAGGATTAAGTATAGATAATCACTTAGAATACGAATCAAAACTAAAATGGGTATGCGATAATATCGAATTGGGCAGAGATGTTTTACTCGAAGGGTTATTTATGTTTCCATCTATACGATTTGCTGTAGAGATGGCCTTTATAGATTTAAGTATAAAGGAAAAGCACGTTTTATTTCCCTCTGATTTTACCTTGGGAAAGGATAGCATCTCCATAAACGGATTAATATGGATGGGAGATGTAGAATTTATGAGAAAACAGATAATAGATAAGATCCGAGAAGGATTTAACTGCATAAAGATAAAAATAGGAGCTATAGATTTCAATACAGAATACAATCTGATAAAAGAGATCCGTAGAGAATTCGCAGATGATATTGAGATAAGGGTAGATGCCAACGGCGCTTTTTCTACTTTTAAAGAGGCTTTGGAGAAGTTAAAGCGTTTGTCTGATCTGCAAATCCACTCTATTGAGCAGCCCATGGCAAAGGGCCAAATACAAGATATGGCTAGGTTATGTGAAAACCCTCCTCTGCCAATAGCTCTTGATGAGGAATTGATAGGAGTATTGTCATATGACGATAAATACAAACTTTTAGAAGATATAAACCCTCAGTATATCATTTTAAAACCTAGTTTATTAGGAGGATTTTCTTCTAGTCAAGAGTGGATAGATATAGCTGAAAAACAGAGTATAGGTTGGTGGATAACTTCTGCTTTGGAAGGCAATATAGGTCTCAGCGCTATTTCTCAATGGACCTACACTTTGAAGACTAAAATGCCTCAAGGTCTGGGAACTGGCAAGTTATATAGAAATAATATCGAGTGTCCCTTGAATATAAAAAAAGACCGATTGTATTATTACCTATAA
- a CDS encoding ExbD/TolR family protein, producing MARREAAEINAGSMADIAFLLLIFFLVTTTMDVDMGISKKLPPIPPKDQEAPPPIKQKNVLVVLINSKDQLMIEGDLVSSIDNVKQIAKDFIDNNGDGSCMDCNGKRDTKSSDNPNKAIISLQNDRGTSYGMYISVQNELIAAYNELRDELSMRKYGDLYDNLELDNKKKIKKIYPQKISEAEPKEYK from the coding sequence ATGGCAAGAAGAGAAGCAGCAGAGATTAACGCAGGTTCTATGGCAGATATTGCCTTTCTGCTATTAATATTTTTTCTGGTTACTACAACTATGGATGTGGATATGGGGATAAGCAAAAAACTGCCTCCTATACCTCCCAAAGATCAAGAAGCTCCCCCTCCAATTAAGCAGAAGAATGTTCTGGTGGTCTTAATAAACTCAAAAGATCAATTGATGATTGAAGGAGATCTAGTCTCCAGTATAGACAATGTAAAACAAATAGCTAAAGACTTTATAGACAATAATGGTGACGGGTCTTGTATGGATTGTAACGGCAAAAGAGATACAAAATCATCAGATAACCCTAACAAAGCGATAATATCATTACAAAATGATAGAGGAACTTCTTACGGAATGTATATTTCAGTGCAAAATGAGTTAATAGCAGCTTATAACGAACTAAGGGATGAGTTATCTATGAGAAAATATGGGGATTTATATGATAACTTGGAATTAGATAATAAGAAAAAAATCAAGAAAATTTATCCTCAAAAAATTTCAGAAGCAGAACCCAAGGAATACAAATAA
- a CDS encoding MotA/TolQ/ExbB proton channel family protein → MKNKIIIFGIASVLVMLSVSVSIADEINLQKSPNENPITDTEQLDDSSIEDVESDTELDDSESLSKTNRASSQDDKENQTFHQILKTKFIEGGAGFMGIVLISLILGLAVAIERIIYLNMATTNTRKLISSIDKSLGDNNGNVQQAKEICRNTKGPVASIFYQGLDRADEGIEMVEKSVISYGGVQMGLLEKNISWLSLFISLAPMLGFMGTVIGMISAFDAIEAEGDISPSLVAGGIKQALLTTVFGLIVAIILQIFYNYIISKVDSIVNKMEDASISLIDILIKHETKK, encoded by the coding sequence ATGAAAAATAAAATAATAATTTTTGGCATAGCATCAGTACTTGTAATGTTGAGCGTATCTGTATCTATAGCAGATGAAATAAATCTTCAAAAGAGTCCAAACGAAAATCCTATTACCGATACAGAGCAATTAGATGATTCTTCTATTGAAGATGTTGAAAGTGATACAGAATTGGACGATTCCGAAAGTTTAAGCAAAACTAATAGAGCTTCTAGCCAAGATGATAAAGAAAACCAAACTTTTCATCAAATCCTCAAAACAAAATTTATAGAAGGTGGCGCAGGATTTATGGGAATTGTATTAATATCTCTAATACTAGGGCTAGCAGTCGCTATTGAAAGAATTATTTACCTCAATATGGCTACTACAAACACTCGTAAATTAATATCTAGCATAGATAAATCTCTAGGCGATAACAACGGTAATGTCCAACAAGCAAAAGAAATTTGCAGAAATACAAAAGGTCCCGTGGCATCGATATTTTATCAAGGTTTAGACAGAGCAGATGAAGGGATAGAAATGGTTGAAAAATCTGTAATTTCTTATGGAGGTGTTCAAATGGGTTTATTGGAAAAAAATATATCTTGGTTATCCCTTTTCATATCTCTAGCACCTATGTTAGGTTTTATGGGAACTGTAATAGGTATGATATCTGCATTTGACGCTATTGAAGCAGAAGGAGATATATCTCCTTCCCTAGTAGCAGGAGGTATTAAACAAGCACTGTTGACCACAGTCTTTGGTCTTATCGTAGCTATAATCTTGCAAATATTTTACAACTACATAATATCTAAAGTAGACAGCATAGTAAACAAAATGGAAGATGCCTCTATATCTCTTATAGATATTTTGATAAAACATGAAACTAAAAAATAA